One genomic window of Syngnathoides biaculeatus isolate LvHL_M chromosome 13, ASM1980259v1, whole genome shotgun sequence includes the following:
- the LOC133511422 gene encoding inhibin beta E chain: MLRSCTLLFSTLILISGLSSGECNSQQDGEPTLDVDNEKVQLVEAVKMGILNSLGMDKEPDITRKASERELRRMYRLYWEKLREMRGNSSQSMGVTMSTVLFPATGSMKGPQGEELPPLLPGQQKQWYRAVFHKNPNIQTESILTRAKLKVSRHSLLQPTHSDPRQEIKVQVKRLEVGNVTGWTSTDHHADVSLMHNVTMDISTKVTKWMRTDDTSLVVNVRMPTGEGDPTISLELDLIQPKATQNRRLPRSNREDECNEQGWCCRKSVNVSFKDIGWTDWIVAPTEYTMHLCDGTCPHNYKPATMHTQVKSRLHQILKGGSPRPCCVPASYEPMVLMYYDSRGKLKLKPFDDLIVTKCHCA; the protein is encoded by the exons ATGCTCAGATCATGCACGCTGCTCTTCTCCACGTTGATCCTGATCTCTGGCCTCAGCTCAGGGGAGTGTAACTCCCAACAAGATGGGGAGCCAACACTCGATGTGGACAATGAGAAGGTACAACTAGTGGAGGCGGTCAAGATGGGAATCCTAAACTCGCTTGGAATGGACAAAGAGCCAGACATCACCCGAAAGGCCTCCGAGCGAGAGTTGAGGAGGATGTATCGGCTGTACTGGGAAAAACTGAGGGAGATGAGAGGAAATTCCAGCCAGTCGATGGGGGTGACCATGTCTACGGTGCTTTTTCCAGCTACAG GGTCAATGAAAGGACCTCAAGGGGAGGAACTGCCACCATTGCTCCCTGGTCAGCAAAAGCAGTGGTACAGAGCTGTGTTCCATAAGAACCCAAATATCCAAACAGAGTCCATTCTAACCCGAGCTAAGCTCAAGGTTTCCAGGCATAGTCTATTACAACCAACACATTCTGATCCAAGGCAAGAGATTAAAGTTCAAGTCAAACGCCTTGAGGTGGGGAACGTAACTGGATGGACATCTACGGACCATCATGCTGATGTTTCACTCATGCATAATGTGACGATGGACATCAGCACTAAGGTGACAAAGTGGATGAGAACAGATGATACGTCATTGGTTGTGAACGTTAGGATGCCAACGGGAGAAGGCGACCCGACTATATCTTTGGAATTGGACTTAATTCAGCCCAAAGCAACTCAGAATCGAAGGCTGCCTCGCTCCAACAGGGAGGACGAGTGCAACGAACAAGGCTGGTGCTGCCGCAAATCCGTCAACGTGTCATTCAAAGACATTGGCTGGACCGACTGGATCGTGGCCCCCACGGAGTACACTATGCACTTGTGCGACGGCACGTGCCCGCACAATTACAAGCCGGCCACCATGCATACGCAGGTCAAGTCTCGCCTGCATCAGATCCTGAAGGGCGGCTCGCCTCGGCCTTGCTGTGTGCCAGCATCCTACGAGCCCATGGTCCTCATGTACTACGACAGTAGGGGGAAATTGAAACTGAAACCTTTTGATGACCTGATTGTCACTAAATGTCACTGTGCCTAA